The following are encoded together in the Lathyrus oleraceus cultivar Zhongwan6 chromosome 3, CAAS_Psat_ZW6_1.0, whole genome shotgun sequence genome:
- the LOC127130641 gene encoding uncharacterized protein LOC127130641 translates to MDRTWMYDRVYSNRHRLKEEYVRGVKDFVKRALKQPICKSEGGIRCPCINCKCLKIRTPTNVRLHLCRDGFQPDYWIWTQHGEVELNVNTRNDSNSSEHVHHDDQIEAMNQMVYDAFRPYGVFSHVNDNIEVEEYTEDEFPNEDAKRFYDKLISFNKPIYEGATQSILSISTQLLEIRSNWHVPQKGLDFVAQMLKSVCPVQKCLPENYYQATQLVSKLGLKVEKIDCCKNGCMLYYKDDSKLSECKFCNAPRFIPRKTGMGKYKDIPVKRMFYFPIIPRLQRLYASTESASEMRWHHMNKNSSNILRHPSDGKAWKHFDSVYPDFSREPRNVRLGLCLDVLLLTFKRLLLHTHVGQ, encoded by the coding sequence ATGGATCGTACTTGGATGTACGATAGAGTATATTCCAATAGACACAGATTGAAAGAAGAGTATGTTCGCGGGGTTAAAGACTTCGTAAAGAGGGCTTTGAAACAACCTATTTGTAAATCTGAGGGAGGGATAAGGTGTCCGTGTATAAATTGCAAGTGTCTCAAGATAAGAACACCAACTAATGTTAGACTTCACTTGTGTCGAGATGGATTTCAACCGGACTATTGGATTTGGACTCAACATGGAGAAGTAGAGCTCAATGTTAATACAAGGAATGATTCAAATAGTAGTGAGCATGTGCATCATGATGACCAAATTGAGGCAATGAATCAGATGGTGTATGATGCTTTTAGGCCTTATGGAGTATTCTCTCACGTGAATGATAACATAGAAGTTGAGGAATATACGGAGGATGAGTTTCCCAACGAAGATGCCAAACGATTTTATGACAAGTTGATATCTTTCAACAAGCCCATTTATGAGGGAGCTACCCAATCAATATTATCAATATCTACTCAACTTCTTGAAATTAGGTCTAATTGGCATGTTCCACAAAAAGGTTTAGATTTTGTTGCACAAATGCTTAAAAGTGTATGTCCAGTTCAAAAATGCTTGCCCGAGAACTATTACCAAGCAACACAGTTGGTATCTAAGTTAGGGCTAAAGGTTGAGAAGATTGATTGTTGTAAGAATGGTTGTATGTTATATTACAAGGATGATAGCAAGCTATCAGAGTGCAAATTTTGTAATGCTCCTAGGTTCATTCCTCGCAAGACTGGCATGGGAAAGTACAAAGATATCCCAGTGAAGAGAATGTTCTACTTCCCAATCATTCCCAGATTACAAAGATTGTATGCATCAACTGAGTCGGCAAGTGAAATGAGATGGCATCACATGAACAAAAATAGTTCCAACATCCTTCGCCACCCGTCAGATGGAAAAGCATGGAAACATTTTGATAGTGTATATCCTGACTTTTCTAGGGAACCCAGAAATGTAAGGTTGGGTCTGTGTTTAGATGTTTTACTCCTTACATTCAAGCGTCTGCTTCTCCATACTCATGTTGGCCAATAA